The following coding sequences are from one Eucalyptus grandis isolate ANBG69807.140 chromosome 11, ASM1654582v1, whole genome shotgun sequence window:
- the LOC104425252 gene encoding NADPH-dependent aldehyde reductase-like protein, chloroplastic, which produces MATPAAAALPLRGRVAIVTGSSRGIGRAIAVHLASLGAKVVINYTSNSAQADLVVAEINSSSPDAAISVRANVSDPESVKSLFDAAESAFGSPAHILVNSAGVMDAEHFSIADTPVEEFDKIFSVNARGTFICCREAANRLKRGGGGRIILLSSSLAVALKPNYGAYTASKAAVETMARVLAKELKGTGITANCIAPGPIATELFFAGRSEEYIKGVVEACPHGRLGKADDVAPVVGFLASDSAEWVNGQVIPVNGGFV; this is translated from the exons ATGGCCACTCCTGCCGCCGCTGCTCTCCCACTCCGGGGTCGAGTGGCCATAGTCACCGGCTCGTCCCGTGGCATTGGCCGAGCTATTGCGGTCCATCTCGCATCGCTCGGTGCAAAAGTCGTCATCAACTACACCTCCAACTCGGCCCAAGCCGATCTAGTAGTGGCCGAGATAAATTCTTCATCTCCTGATGCTGCGATTTCAGTCAGAGCCAATGTTTCCGATCCCGAGAGCGTCAAATCCCTGTTTGATGCAGCTGAAAGCGCATTTGGCTCGCCGGCGCACATCCTCGTCAACTCCGCTGGGGTCATGGATGCTGAGCATTTCTCCATAGCTGACACTCCCGTGGAAGAATTCGACAAGATCTTCAG CGTCAACGCCAGAGGCACGTTCATCTGTTGCCGTGAGGCGGCGAATAGGCTGAAACGTGGCGGCGGCGGGCGCATCATACTGTTGTCGTCGTCCTTGGCCGTTGCCTTGAAGCCTAACTACGGAGCCTACACGGCCTCCAAAGCCGCGGTTGAGACGATGGCTAGAGTTCTCGCAAAGGAGCTCAAGGGGACGGGCATAACCGCGAATTGCATCGCGCCGGGGCCGATTGCGACTGAGCTGTTCTTCGCAGGGAGGAGCGAAGAGTACATCAAGGGCGTGGTTGAGGCGTGTCCCCACGGTCGTCTAGGAAAGGCCGACGACGTCGCTCCGGTCGTCGGGTTTTTGGCTTCCGACAGCGCCGAGTGGGTCAATGGACAGGTGATTCCAGTGAACGGTGGCTTTGTttga
- the LOC104425253 gene encoding LOW QUALITY PROTEIN: NADPH-dependent aldehyde reductase-like protein, chloroplastic (The sequence of the model RefSeq protein was modified relative to this genomic sequence to represent the inferred CDS: deleted 2 bases in 1 codon) — protein sequence MATTAATASELPLKDRVAIVTGSSRGIGRAIALHLASLGAKVVVNYTSPSSAQSDAIVAAINSSSHGSAVSVRADVSDPDQVKSLFDAAEEAFKSPIYVLVNSAAILDSKYPTIANTSVDDFDKTFSVNARGAFLCCREAANRLKRGGGGRIIMLSTSVVGSLRPNLSAYTASKAAVETMVKILAKELKGTRITANCVAPGPIATEMFFAGKTEGMINEAIDLCPHGRLGETKDVAPLVGFLATDAAEWVNGQVIRVNGGYV from the exons ATGGCCAcgaccgccgccaccgcctcggAGCTCCCTCTGAAAGATCGGGTGGCCATCGTCACCGGCTCCTCCCGCGGGATCGGCCGTGCCATCGCCCTCCACCTCGCCTCCCTCGGCGCCAAGGTCGTCGTCAACTACACCTCCCCG TCCTCCGCCCAGTCCGACGCCATCGTCGCGGCAATCAACTCCTCGTCCCATGGCTCCGCCGTCTCCGTCCGCGCTGACGTCTCGGACCCGGACCAGGTGAAGTCCCTCTTCGACGCCGCTGAGGAAGCCTTCAAGTCGCCGATCTACGTCCTGGTGAACTCCGCCGCCATCCTCGACTCCAAGTACCCCACCATCGCCAACACTTCCGTCGACGACTTCGATAAGACCTTCAG TGTCAATGCAAGAGGGGCATTCTTGTGCTGCAGAGAGGCGGCGAACCGGCTGAAGCGGGGCGGTGGAGGCAGGATCATAATGCTGTCCACATCAGTGGTGGGCTCCCTAAGGCCGAATTTGTCGGCGTACACCGCCTCGAAGGCGGCTGTGGAGACGATGGTTAAGATCCTGGCCAAGGAGCTCAAGGGCACCCGCATCACTGCCAACTGCGTTGCGCCGGGCCCCATTGCAACCGAGATGTTCTTTGCAGGGAAGACTGAGGGGATGATCAATGAGGCGATCGACCTGTGCCCGCATGGGCGGCTCGGCGAGACCAAGGATGTCGCCCCTCTTGTCGGGTTCTTGGCCACTGATGCCGCGGAATGGGTCAATGGACAGGTGATTAGGGTTAATGGTGGATATGTGTAG
- the LOC104425255 gene encoding NADPH-dependent aldehyde reductase-like protein, chloroplastic: protein MASATTAAAAAASELPLKDRVAIVTGSSRGIGRAIALHLASLGAKVVVNYTSPGSSAQADAVAAEINSSSPGSAVSVRADVSDSDQVKSLFDAAEETFKLPIYVLVNSAAVHDSKYPTLANTSVDDFDKTFSVNARGAFLCCREATNRLKRGGGGRIIMLSSSLVGSLRPNSSAYTASKAAVETMVKILAKELKGTCITANSVAPGPIATEMFFAGKTEEMINKSIDRCPHGRLGETKDVAPLVGFLATDAAEWVNGQVIRANGGAFV, encoded by the exons ATGGCCAGTGCCACCACAGCCGCCGCTGCTGCCGCTTCGGAGCTCCCTCTGAAAGACCGGGTGGCCATCGTCACTGGCTCCTCCCGCGGGATCGGCCGAGCCATTGCCCTTCACCTTGCCTCCCTCGGCGCCAAGGTCGTCGTCAACTATACCTCCCCCGGCTCCTCTGCCCAGGCCGATGCTGTCGCTGCGGAGATCAACTCCTCATCCCCCGGCTCCGCTGTCTCCGTCCGTGCTGACGTCTCGGACTCGGACCAGGTGAAGTCCCTCTTCGACGCCGCCGAGGAGACCTTCAAGTTGCCGATATACGTCCTGGTGAACTCCGCCGCCGTCCATGACTCCAAGTACCCCACCCTCGCCAACACCTCTGTCGACGACTTCGACAAGACCTTCAG TGTCAATGCAAGAGGAGCATTCTTGTGCTGCAGAGAGGCGACAAACCGGCTGAAGCGGGGTGGCGGAGGCAGGATCATAATGCTGTCCTCGTCATTGGTGGGTTCCCTGAGGCCGAATTCGTCCGCGTACACTGCCTCGAAGGCGGCTGTGGAGACGATGGTTAAGATCCTGGCCAAGGAGCTCAAGGGCACCTGCATCACCGCCAACTCCGTTGCGCCAGGCCCCATTGCGACCGAGATGTTCTTTGCAGGGAAGACTGAGGAGATGATCAATAAGTCGATCGACCGGTGCCCACATGGGCGGCTCGGCGAGACCAAGGACGTCGCCCCTCTTGTCGGGTTCTTGGCCACCGATGCCGCGGAATGGGTCAATGGACAGGTGATTAGGGCTAATGGTGGCGCATTTGTGTAG